One window of Stigmatopora nigra isolate UIUO_SnigA chromosome 14, RoL_Snig_1.1, whole genome shotgun sequence genomic DNA carries:
- the efemp2a gene encoding EGF-containing fibulin-like extracellular matrix protein 2a, which translates to MQGACLAIVCALLQSVISQPPKDIDTQTECTDGYHWDPQTEHCKDINECETIPDACKGEMKCFNHYGGYLCLPRSASVIPAPEPPVAPTEAFNPCPLGYVPQGDSCVDVDECERDEHDCQPSQQCVNTLGAFACHCPDGYRKVGTECIDIDECRYRYCQHRCVNVPGSFTCQCEPGFQLAGNNRSCVDVNECEMGAPCSQRCYNTYGTFLCRCDHGYELGPDGFACNDVDECSYSSYLCQHRCVNQPGKFSCVCPEGYQLQGTRLCQDINECETGEHQCTSMQTCVNIHGRYQCVDADRCVDPYVQVSENRCICPVTKPACRDLPFSIVHRYMSITSERSVPSDIFQIQATSVSPGAYNTFRIRSGDPQGDFYIRQINNISAMLVLARAVSGPREYTLDLEMLSVNPLLGYQGNYQSSSALRLSIYIGPYTF; encoded by the exons ATGCAGGGTGCGTGTTTGGCAATCGTGTGCGCGCTCCTCCAAAGCGTCATTTCGCAGCCACCCAAAGACATTGACACCCAAACG GAATGCACAGATGGCTATCATTGGGACCCTCAGACAGAGCACTGCAaag ACATAAATGAGTGCGAAACGATCCCTGATGCATGCAAGGGGGAGATGAAATGCTTCAACCACTACGGCGGCTACCTGTGCCTCCCCCGCTCGGCCTCGGTCATCCCGGCCCCAGAGCCCCCTGTCGCTCCCACCGAGGCCTTCAACCCTTGCCCCCTAGGCTACGTGCCTCAGGGCGACAGCTGCGTGG ATGTGGACGAGTGCGAGCGAGATGAACACGACTGCCAGCCCAGCCAGCAATGTGTCAACACCCTTGGGGCCTTCGCCTGCCACTGCCCCGACGGCTACCGCAAAGTGGGCACCGAGTGCATCG ATATCGACGAATGCAGGTACCGCTACTGCCAGCACCGTTGCGTCAATGTTCCAGGTTCTTTCACGTGCCAGTGCGAGCCTGGCTTCCAGCTGGCAGGAAATAACCGATCTTGCGTGG ACGTGAACGAGTGCGAAATGGGCGCACCGTGTTCTCAGCGGTGTTACAACACCTATGGCACCTTCCTCTGTCGCTGCGACCACGGCTATGAGCTGGGACCCGACGGATTTGCTTGTAACG ACGTGGACGAGTGCAGCTACTCCAGCTATTTGTGCCAGCATCGCTGCGTCAACCAGCCCGGAAAGTTCTCTTGTGTCTGCCCTGAAGGCTACCAGCTGCAAGGCACAAGACTATGTCAGG ACATCAACGAATGTGAGACGGGTGAGCATCAGTGTACGTCCATGCAGACGTGTGTCAACATCCACGGCAGATACCAGTGCGTGGACGCCGACCGATGTGTGGATCCCTATGTGCAGGTGTCAGAAAA CCGCTGCATATGTCCGGTGACAAAGCCAGCGTGCAGAGATCTGCCATTTTCCATCGTGCACCGATACATGAGCATCACGTCTGAGCGTTCGGTGCCCTCAGACATCTTCCAGATCCAAGCCACCAGTGTCTCCCCAGGAGCCTACAACACCTTTCGCATTCGCTCAGGCGACCCGCAGGGAGACTTTTATATCCGG CAAATCAACAACATCAGTGCCATGCTGGTGCTGGCCCGCGCCGTGTCGGGGCCCCGCGAGTACACGCTGGACCTGGAGATGCTCTCCGTCAACCCTCTGCTCGGTTACCAGGGCAACTACCAGAGCAGCTCCGCCCTCAGACTCTCCATCTACATCGGACCCTACACATTTTAA